Proteins from a single region of Deltaproteobacteria bacterium PRO3:
- a CDS encoding phosphoethanolamine transferase, which produces MSLDSSTIHASKWREFGLLALCYALALLPPFLVELWKGYSGVYYLYDSRNPYILNTLLIASLFSLGLAWVTMHAGHLQRFVFALLLLPLTFLGTLALVHVALYDAPISVGAVDALLGTDLHEAKEYLSFHWNRGMTLSLAGYGALYIAAVFWAWRGLSPGRPRAAAHVLAWSALAALALSAYRFPAIAAYNLKSFEQRPLWSRAAELNRQLPSIRILHDVGNWLAYRQWLEETQQVRAGHDFGAVLGDASRPRTLVLVIGESLRRDRMSLYGYTRPTTPRLDARRKQILAFDGAISPSNQTVPSVTKMLTPATIQEPDRFLTEPSILAAAKKAGYRTYWLSNQGRVGQFDSLISLIAHDAETTIFTNTEFYGTVYDEALLRPLEAALSEPYPHKLIVLHTLGSHQSYRNRYPPEKAVFRAQDYVGEVLDEEQASILAEYDSSVRYTDEVLDGVLRKLESRPGSMLLYVSDHGERLYEKDVNTCGHGFPEPMRSEFDIPYFLWCQGECPRALKRIHARNRGVAFNTENLFHTLANLLALKMAEYDPKSDVLSPKYRPVWHPQIIDVNRGIHTYASLPE; this is translated from the coding sequence ATGTCTTTGGATTCCTCGACAATCCATGCTTCGAAGTGGCGTGAGTTCGGTTTGCTGGCCCTGTGTTATGCCTTGGCCCTCCTCCCCCCTTTCCTCGTCGAGCTCTGGAAGGGCTACTCCGGCGTCTATTATTTGTACGACAGCCGGAATCCCTACATCCTCAACACCCTCCTGATCGCGTCCCTGTTCAGCTTGGGCCTGGCCTGGGTGACGATGCATGCGGGGCACTTGCAACGGTTCGTCTTCGCCCTCCTGCTACTGCCCTTGACCTTCCTGGGGACCTTGGCACTGGTCCACGTGGCGCTCTACGACGCCCCGATCTCCGTGGGCGCGGTGGACGCGCTGCTGGGCACCGACCTGCACGAGGCGAAGGAGTACTTAAGTTTCCATTGGAACAGGGGGATGACGCTTTCATTGGCGGGCTATGGCGCGCTTTATATCGCCGCGGTCTTCTGGGCCTGGCGGGGCCTCAGCCCAGGGCGACCGCGGGCAGCGGCGCACGTCCTGGCGTGGTCGGCGCTGGCGGCATTGGCCTTGTCGGCGTACCGTTTTCCCGCCATCGCCGCCTACAACCTCAAGTCCTTCGAGCAGCGCCCCCTTTGGTCACGGGCCGCCGAGCTCAACCGCCAGCTGCCGAGCATCCGCATCCTGCACGACGTCGGCAACTGGCTGGCCTACCGGCAGTGGCTGGAGGAGACGCAGCAGGTGCGGGCGGGGCACGACTTTGGCGCGGTGTTGGGCGACGCCTCGCGGCCCCGCACGCTGGTGTTGGTAATCGGCGAATCGCTGCGCCGCGACCGCATGAGCCTCTACGGCTATACTCGGCCCACGACGCCCCGCCTGGACGCACGACGCAAGCAGATCTTGGCCTTCGACGGCGCCATCTCGCCTTCCAACCAGACGGTGCCCAGCGTGACGAAGATGCTGACGCCCGCCACGATTCAAGAGCCGGACCGCTTCTTGACCGAGCCCTCGATCTTGGCCGCCGCGAAGAAGGCGGGCTACCGCACCTATTGGCTGTCGAACCAGGGGCGGGTCGGGCAGTTCGACTCGCTGATCTCGCTGATCGCACACGATGCCGAGACGACGATATTCACCAATACCGAATTTTACGGGACGGTCTACGACGAAGCCTTGCTGCGCCCCCTCGAGGCGGCCTTGAGCGAGCCGTACCCCCACAAGCTGATCGTGCTGCACACCTTGGGCTCGCACCAGAGCTACCGGAACCGTTATCCGCCGGAGAAGGCGGTCTTTCGCGCGCAGGACTATGTCGGAGAGGTGCTCGACGAGGAGCAGGCCAGCATCCTGGCGGAGTACGACAGCAGCGTTCGTTATACCGACGAGGTGCTGGACGGGGTATTGCGCAAGTTGGAGTCCCGGCCGGGGAGCATGCTGCTTTACGTGAGCGATCACGGCGAGCGTCTCTACGAGAAGGACGTGAACACCTGCGGGCACGGTTTTCCCGAGCCCATGCGCAGCGAGTTCGACATCCCTTATTTTCTTTGGTGTCAGGGAGAGTGCCCGCGGGCCTTGAAACGCATCCATGCGCGAAACCGCGGCGTGGCCTTCAACACCGAAAATCTCTTTCACACCTTGGCCAACCTGCTGGCGCTGAAGATGGCGGAATACGACCCGAAGAGCGACGTCCTCAGCCCGAAATATCGGCCGGTCTGGCACCCGCAGATCATCGACGTCAATCGCGGGATTCATACTTACGCCTCGCTGCCCGAGTAG
- a CDS encoding twin-arginine translocation signal domain-containing protein has product MRGKIRRWSCPSVSAIPPAIPRSVQRRRREGRISRSRRDFLRRCGAGAFVSVKNPWPGAKRAR; this is encoded by the coding sequence ATAAGAGGGAAAATCAGGCGATGGTCTTGCCCGAGCGTTTCTGCAATTCCGCCAGCAATTCCTCGGTCCGTTCAAAGGCGCCGACGGGAAGGCCGAATTTCACGGTCGAGACGGGATTTTTTGCGACGATGCGGAGCGGGCGCATTTGTCTCTGTAAAAAACCCATGGCCGGGAGCCAAGAGAGCTCGGTAA
- a CDS encoding choice-of-anchor D domain-containing protein translates to MERLCTILLAISSFLFPSLGRAVVTINVPADMALQAALTSAQSDGDDTVINIAAGNYDASGATFTYVAAENFSLTLTGAGTGATILDGGGLQQVMNLQTGSPDDLANISVQGMAFQNGDASVGGGLNILTSDANVTLDNVLFFQNGAAIGGGLEIVTDTGDINLTNNIFDQNSQAFIGAGMDASSDSGTITLQGNQFTGNLSGAISGGANIFNDSGSINLTENIFDGNTVSGAAIAGGADIVTVSGDITLQRNRFLGNSSNVITGGFEAVSTGGGAITVDSNLVVGNSSNNIVGGCQVGSAGPIVFTNNIVSGNSAVSTGGGARIFLLAGGPSADIINNTITENTAGTERGGLELSLSDNAAVGNIYNNIIWANTSPGNGTDIFVVDDGDSDNVGSAVNLFNNDFTSLFFACVAPGCTPNVNQGANLNDQDPLFVDPAMLDFHLGMGSPVIDKGLASAPSLPATDFDGNPRVLGAEPDMGALEALPNISLSPTANDYGSLTVGTSASAVFTITNNGAGGLSVTDIALSDTTHFSLDVNGGPEPCGSLTPTLASGESCTVVVIFSPQANGSFSAALIFSSDDPAAPTVQAVLTGVGLLNPFISGGGCALGGGTSSAQFPMAVFFGIPFLLLARQKLGRRYDIRRF, encoded by the coding sequence ATGGAACGACTCTGTACAATCCTTCTCGCCATTTCCTCTTTTCTCTTCCCCAGCCTCGGTCGTGCCGTCGTGACGATCAACGTTCCCGCGGACATGGCCTTGCAAGCGGCCCTTACGTCCGCGCAAAGCGACGGGGACGATACGGTGATTAATATCGCCGCGGGGAACTACGACGCTTCCGGCGCCACCTTTACCTATGTCGCCGCGGAAAATTTTTCACTTACCCTGACCGGGGCGGGCACCGGCGCGACCATCCTGGACGGCGGGGGGCTGCAGCAGGTGATGAATCTCCAGACTGGAAGCCCCGACGACTTGGCCAATATCTCTGTCCAAGGGATGGCCTTTCAAAACGGCGATGCAAGCGTCGGAGGGGGGCTTAATATTCTGACCTCCGATGCCAACGTTACCCTCGACAATGTCCTCTTTTTTCAAAACGGCGCCGCCATTGGAGGCGGGTTGGAGATCGTCACCGATACCGGGGACATCAACCTGACCAATAATATCTTTGACCAAAATTCCCAAGCATTCATTGGGGCCGGCATGGATGCCAGCTCCGATTCCGGAACGATCACGCTCCAAGGAAACCAGTTCACCGGCAATTTAAGCGGCGCCATCTCCGGAGGAGCGAATATTTTCAATGATTCGGGTTCCATCAATCTTACCGAAAACATCTTCGACGGAAATACCGTTTCGGGTGCCGCCATTGCGGGCGGGGCCGATATTGTGACCGTCTCCGGCGATATCACTCTTCAGCGGAACCGGTTCTTGGGAAATTCCAGCAATGTCATTACCGGAGGATTCGAGGCCGTAAGCACGGGCGGGGGAGCCATCACCGTCGACAGTAACCTTGTCGTCGGCAACTCGAGCAATAATATCGTTGGAGGCTGCCAAGTCGGATCCGCGGGGCCCATCGTCTTCACCAACAACATTGTCAGCGGAAATTCCGCGGTGAGCACCGGGGGAGGGGCGCGGATCTTCCTACTGGCGGGCGGCCCAAGCGCGGATATCATCAATAACACCATCACCGAAAACACGGCGGGCACCGAAAGGGGCGGCCTCGAGCTTTCGCTGTCGGACAATGCGGCGGTGGGGAATATTTACAATAACATTATTTGGGCGAATACGTCTCCGGGCAACGGAACGGATATTTTCGTCGTGGACGATGGAGATTCGGATAATGTTGGATCCGCGGTCAATCTTTTCAACAATGATTTTACGTCCCTCTTTTTTGCGTGCGTTGCTCCGGGTTGCACGCCGAACGTGAATCAGGGAGCCAATCTGAACGATCAGGACCCGCTTTTTGTGGATCCGGCGATGCTGGATTTTCATTTGGGAATGGGGTCTCCTGTGATCGACAAGGGATTGGCCTCGGCGCCTTCTCTGCCCGCGACGGATTTTGATGGGAATCCCAGGGTGCTCGGCGCCGAACCGGACATGGGGGCGCTGGAAGCCCTCCCGAATATCTCCCTTTCACCCACGGCCAATGACTATGGGAGCCTGACGGTAGGGACGAGCGCCTCGGCGGTCTTTACGATCACCAACAACGGCGCGGGAGGCCTGTCGGTGACGGATATCGCGCTTTCGGATACGACCCATTTTTCCTTGGACGTGAACGGAGGACCCGAGCCTTGCGGAAGTCTCACCCCGACGCTTGCGAGCGGAGAAAGCTGTACGGTGGTCGTGATTTTCAGCCCTCAAGCGAATGGGTCTTTCAGCGCCGCCTTGATTTTCAGCTCCGATGATCCGGCCGCCCCGACCGTACAGGCGGTACTGACGGGCGTCGGACTCCTTAATCCTTTCATCAGCGGGGGCGGGTGCGCCTTGGGGGGCGGGACGTCTTCCGCGCAGTTCCCGATGGCGGTGTTTTTTGGAATCCCGTTCTTGTTATTGGCGCGGCAGAAATTAGGACGGCGGTACGATATTCGGCGTTTTTAG
- a CDS encoding HlyD family efflux transporter periplasmic adaptor subunit, with product MSKFRLGLGVCLMLLPLLPLAAWCEDLGQRNGRSDQRDADFNPRAAKASSGRIPDSIKIEGVFVPSKRLKIKSEFSGRLENLSIAKGQVVSRENRLFRIEDDQLSEELGLLRAQLQAAETQLEQTKALAETEEPAEEIQEEAVLQPPAEEPAYEEPSYRVPTFSKLASEIRFTSVDAGGVWPGIDPRVIARSNDPPDAGGIWPSYGDGEMVTGYGVLSAWEDFSLTAYLPVPSGGTEFGLIQSASPPQVSRPAVIPSEVEPQEIPEPSEADSRIALYQARMDRIRAEISVLENEFASRDVFSPLDGRIHELAVTEGSEVQVGDFLVEIYQVNPIEFSFQIPKDQVGLLEPGMQVKGRVLDPAGIDFEGEISYIGAELNPDKETVEVRAWTDNADDALKVGLKGAAEIIVPSF from the coding sequence ATGAGCAAGTTTCGGCTCGGCTTGGGGGTATGTCTAATGCTTCTGCCCTTGCTGCCCTTGGCGGCGTGGTGTGAAGATTTAGGCCAAAGAAATGGACGTTCTGATCAAAGGGATGCGGATTTTAATCCGCGGGCGGCCAAGGCTTCCTCCGGGCGTATACCAGACTCCATCAAAATCGAGGGGGTTTTCGTCCCCAGCAAGCGCCTCAAAATAAAAAGCGAATTCAGCGGTCGATTGGAAAACCTGTCCATCGCGAAAGGACAAGTCGTATCCAGGGAAAATCGGCTGTTTAGGATAGAGGACGACCAACTCTCCGAGGAGTTGGGCCTCCTACGAGCCCAATTGCAGGCCGCCGAGACCCAACTCGAACAAACCAAGGCTTTGGCCGAAACCGAGGAACCGGCGGAAGAAATCCAGGAAGAAGCAGTGCTTCAGCCGCCGGCCGAGGAGCCCGCCTACGAAGAGCCCTCGTATCGGGTGCCGACGTTTTCCAAATTGGCTTCGGAAATCCGATTCACTTCGGTGGACGCCGGAGGCGTATGGCCGGGAATCGACCCAAGAGTCATCGCACGGTCTAACGACCCTCCCGACGCCGGGGGGATCTGGCCGTCTTATGGGGACGGAGAGATGGTGACCGGATACGGAGTGCTCTCGGCTTGGGAAGATTTCTCCCTCACAGCCTATTTGCCCGTGCCCAGCGGCGGCACGGAATTCGGTTTGATCCAAAGCGCATCGCCTCCTCAGGTGTCCCGGCCCGCGGTGATCCCGAGCGAGGTGGAGCCGCAGGAGATACCGGAACCCTCGGAGGCGGACAGCCGTATCGCCTTGTATCAGGCCCGGATGGATAGGATACGGGCCGAGATCTCCGTCTTGGAAAATGAATTCGCGAGCCGGGATGTTTTCTCTCCGCTGGACGGGCGAATCCACGAGCTGGCGGTCACCGAAGGCAGTGAGGTTCAGGTCGGCGATTTTCTTGTCGAAATTTACCAAGTAAATCCGATCGAGTTTAGCTTCCAAATTCCTAAGGATCAGGTGGGGCTATTGGAGCCGGGGATGCAAGTCAAAGGGCGGGTGTTGGATCCGGCCGGAATCGACTTTGAAGGCGAAATTTCTTACATTGGAGCGGAGCTTAATCCCGACAAGGAAACCGTGGAAGTTCGCGCCTGGACGGATAATGCCGACGATGCCCTGAAGGTTGGTCTGAAAGGCGCAGCTGAGATTATCGTTCCATCTTTCTGA
- a CDS encoding endo alpha-1,4 polygalactosaminidase — MPRIRHAWLTGIMLAALGCSSSTPSQAPAPGPDKPADGATGSWWRPSPGTSWQIQYAGAIDTTLPVQVFNLDLVETDPKLIADLHAAGKKVVCYFSAGSYEEWRGDAAQFPKEVLGKPLEGWPGERWIDVRQIASLAPVMGARLDLAAQKKCDAVDPDNLDGYVNDSGFPLTSQDQLNYNRWLAAEAHKRGMAVGLKNNLDQIPELVGDFDFTVNEECFQFKECDKLLPFVHAGKPVWSIEYQGDTQSFCPQANQNNFDTLKKKLELDAWREACR, encoded by the coding sequence ATGCCTCGAATCCGTCATGCATGGCTGACGGGCATCATGTTGGCGGCGCTGGGTTGTTCTTCCTCCACGCCCTCCCAAGCCCCGGCGCCGGGGCCCGATAAACCCGCCGACGGCGCGACCGGCTCTTGGTGGCGTCCCAGCCCTGGAACTTCCTGGCAAATCCAGTACGCGGGCGCAATCGATACCACGCTCCCAGTGCAGGTTTTCAACCTCGACTTAGTCGAAACCGATCCAAAACTCATCGCCGACCTGCACGCGGCGGGAAAAAAGGTTGTCTGCTATTTCAGCGCCGGCAGTTATGAAGAATGGCGCGGCGATGCCGCTCAATTTCCCAAGGAAGTTTTGGGCAAACCCCTGGAGGGCTGGCCGGGAGAACGCTGGATCGACGTGCGGCAAATCGCTTCCTTGGCACCGGTCATGGGAGCCCGGCTCGATTTGGCGGCGCAGAAGAAATGCGACGCGGTGGATCCCGATAACCTGGACGGCTACGTCAACGACAGCGGTTTCCCTCTCACTTCTCAGGATCAGCTCAATTATAATCGCTGGCTCGCGGCGGAGGCCCACAAACGAGGCATGGCCGTGGGGCTGAAAAACAATCTCGACCAAATTCCCGAACTGGTCGGAGACTTCGACTTCACGGTCAACGAAGAATGCTTTCAATTCAAGGAATGCGACAAGCTGCTGCCCTTCGTGCACGCCGGGAAACCGGTATGGAGCATCGAATACCAAGGCGATACCCAATCGTTCTGCCCGCAGGCCAATCAGAATAACTTCGATACCCTCAAGAAGAAGCTGGAGCTGGACGCCTGGCGCGAAGCATGCCGTTAG
- a CDS encoding DUF2306 domain-containing protein yields the protein MNFGRFLPGEFEIRTSVFPRFFFPRLLPPVLTPNLLDTFIFSPRTGPLMKRASQTLLWLVLALGSLVITYASAVYFEPGQRPPFLIEKLPLSNESLYLWVLRVHVVAAALALPGCLILVSGFVLKRWPRFHRWCGRIVGLDVLVALAPTGFYLAFFARGGIGSTLGFLLTGGIAVWAMLQAIRWARGRRFARHRLYAFHVLGQLSVAVTSRAMLFALESSNLNPDLAYLLSLWIPVVGTFALVQYLGSPAQPQPGPRTSYEPVLHPISAAGSDASVA from the coding sequence ATGAATTTCGGTCGATTCCTTCCAGGTGAGTTTGAAATTCGAACCTCCGTCTTCCCCCGCTTCTTCTTCCCCCGTCTTCTTCCCCCCGTCCTTACCCCCAATTTATTAGACACATTTATCTTCAGCCCGCGTACCGGCCCTTTAATGAAAAGAGCCTCCCAAACCCTTCTTTGGCTGGTCCTGGCGCTGGGTTCCTTGGTCATCACCTATGCCAGCGCGGTTTATTTCGAGCCCGGCCAACGGCCTCCCTTCCTGATCGAGAAACTCCCTTTGTCCAACGAATCCTTGTATTTATGGGTGCTGCGGGTGCACGTCGTGGCGGCCGCCTTGGCCTTGCCCGGCTGCTTGATACTCGTCTCCGGGTTCGTCCTGAAACGTTGGCCCCGCTTTCATCGGTGGTGCGGACGCATCGTCGGTCTCGACGTGCTGGTCGCGCTGGCGCCCACCGGGTTCTATCTCGCTTTTTTCGCCAGAGGAGGGATCGGGTCTACGCTCGGTTTCCTGCTGACGGGCGGCATCGCGGTCTGGGCGATGCTCCAGGCCATTCGTTGGGCTCGAGGGAGGCGATTCGCCCGTCATCGTTTGTATGCCTTCCACGTCCTCGGTCAGCTCAGCGTCGCGGTGACCTCGCGCGCCATGCTCTTTGCCCTCGAGTCTTCCAACCTTAACCCCGATTTGGCCTATCTCTTGAGCCTATGGATCCCGGTCGTGGGCACCTTTGCCCTCGTCCAATACCTCGGCTCGCCGGCACAACCGCAACCCGGCCCAAGGACCTCTTATGAGCCCGTTCTTCATCCTATTAGCGCTGCTGGCAGCGACGCCAGCGTTGCTTAA
- a CDS encoding DUF1254 domain-containing protein, giving the protein MNRFICRKAVVFCLVSLTVGFPVLAMGKGSKLTPKEAMDIATGTYIFAYPLVTMEMTRRVMTNVAKPENHHAPMGQFYHSATYPDANFRDVTAPNADTLYSTAWLDLSNEPYILSLPDEKGRYYLMPMLDGWTTVFQVPGKRTTGTGPQKYAITGPGWSGKLPPGVEEYKSPTNLVWILGRTYCDGTPEDYRKVHAIQKEYSLVPLSAYGKPYTPPEGKVDPSIDTKTAVREQVNALNVEDYFKLFAKLMKNNPPTAEDAPIVASMEKIGLVPGQDFDMGKLDKGTVKALAQVPKVAQQKIMAHMKDAGKDVNGWTFSTKTGVYGTDYLQRAFITAIGLGANRPKDAIYPTSKVDASGKSYSGANKYVIRFEKGQTPPVEGFWSITMYDADYFFVANPLNRYTVSSRFPFKYNPDGSLDIYIQKDSPGKEKEPNWLPAPAGDFILMMRMYWPKDQVIDGSWKPPAVAQVSN; this is encoded by the coding sequence ATGAATAGATTCATCTGCCGAAAAGCAGTGGTGTTTTGTCTGGTATCCCTAACCGTCGGGTTTCCGGTTTTGGCCATGGGCAAGGGATCCAAACTAACGCCTAAAGAGGCCATGGATATTGCTACCGGCACATATATTTTCGCCTATCCCCTGGTGACCATGGAAATGACCCGAAGGGTGATGACAAACGTCGCCAAGCCCGAAAACCATCATGCGCCGATGGGGCAATTTTATCACTCGGCGACTTATCCTGACGCTAATTTTCGGGATGTCACGGCCCCTAACGCGGATACCCTCTATTCCACAGCATGGCTGGATCTTTCCAATGAGCCTTATATTTTAAGCCTTCCTGATGAAAAGGGACGATACTATTTGATGCCGATGTTGGATGGATGGACCACGGTTTTTCAGGTGCCGGGAAAGCGAACGACCGGCACCGGGCCTCAAAAATACGCCATCACCGGCCCCGGGTGGTCGGGAAAGCTTCCTCCAGGAGTTGAGGAATACAAGTCGCCAACCAATCTTGTCTGGATTCTAGGTCGAACTTACTGCGACGGCACTCCCGAGGATTACCGGAAGGTTCATGCAATCCAGAAAGAATATTCTTTAGTGCCGCTTAGTGCGTACGGCAAGCCCTATACCCCACCCGAGGGAAAGGTGGATCCAAGCATCGATACAAAAACGGCTGTTCGAGAACAAGTGAACGCCTTGAATGTTGAAGATTATTTCAAGCTTTTTGCCAAATTGATGAAAAACAATCCTCCCACTGCGGAGGATGCACCGATCGTGGCCTCTATGGAAAAAATAGGATTAGTGCCGGGTCAAGATTTTGACATGGGCAAGTTGGACAAGGGCACCGTAAAGGCATTGGCCCAGGTGCCCAAGGTTGCGCAGCAAAAGATCATGGCCCACATGAAAGATGCCGGGAAGGACGTAAACGGTTGGACCTTTTCTACCAAAACGGGAGTTTATGGCACGGATTACTTGCAGCGCGCATTTATCACTGCGATAGGGCTCGGTGCTAACCGACCCAAAGATGCGATATATCCAACTTCCAAGGTAGACGCTTCGGGTAAGTCTTATAGCGGTGCCAACAAATATGTTATCCGTTTCGAAAAGGGGCAAACACCCCCCGTGGAAGGTTTTTGGTCGATTACGATGTACGATGCCGATTACTTCTTCGTCGCGAATCCGCTTAATCGATATACGGTCAGCTCTCGATTTCCTTTCAAATATAACCCGGACGGTTCCCTAGATATCTACATTCAAAAAGACTCTCCAGGAAAAGAGAAAGAACCTAACTGGCTGCCAGCTCCCGCCGGAGATTTTATATTGATGATGCGAATGTATTGGCCGAAGGATCAAGTTATCGATGGGAGCTGGAAGCCGCCTGCGGTTGCTCAGGTATCAAACTAG
- a CDS encoding transposase: MLLFALMPSRPRYAILSNHSTFHVTWQCHNRTWLLKTDWAKRLYYNLLLRYKDRYQVRIYSYCFMSNHPHLTGYCVDKKLLSDFFRVVNAVFARTYNLRFRRRGQVVMDRFKSPVIQTDFNHLQVMFYIDLNPKRAHMVRHPKEYPWSSFHYYAYGKEDPLITPAPSYLNLGNTGGLRRKNYLKMIHHILENDWKEKRPYSSVPFIGNPDWVAGRMEQLKIFQSLQRKSWMTRFKEKFGLSP, translated from the coding sequence TTGCTTCTTTTTGCACTCATGCCAAGCCGCCCCCGATACGCCATTTTAAGCAATCACTCCACTTTCCACGTCACGTGGCAGTGCCACAACCGCACCTGGCTGCTCAAAACCGATTGGGCCAAGCGCTTGTACTATAATTTATTGCTTCGGTACAAAGATCGCTACCAGGTCAGGATCTATTCCTATTGCTTCATGAGCAATCACCCGCATTTGACGGGCTATTGCGTCGACAAAAAGCTTCTGTCCGATTTTTTCCGCGTCGTGAATGCCGTCTTCGCGCGAACTTACAATTTAAGATTCCGCAGACGCGGCCAGGTAGTGATGGACCGCTTCAAATCCCCCGTTATCCAAACCGATTTCAACCACCTTCAGGTGATGTTTTACATCGATCTCAATCCTAAACGCGCGCATATGGTGAGGCATCCCAAGGAATATCCTTGGTCTTCATTTCATTATTACGCCTATGGGAAGGAGGATCCCCTCATCACCCCGGCGCCCAGCTATCTAAACTTGGGAAATACGGGCGGGTTGCGGCGGAAGAATTATTTGAAAATGATTCATCATATTCTGGAAAACGATTGGAAGGAGAAACGCCCCTACTCTTCCGTTCCCTTCATCGGCAATCCCGACTGGGTGGCCGGACGCATGGAACAGTTGAAGATATTCCAGAGCCTACAAAGGAAAAGTTGGATGACAAGGTTCAAGGAGAAATTCGGGCTATCGCCTTAA
- a CDS encoding VOC family protein — MIKVDGLYEVAIRVKDLARAESFYREVLGFEVGLRDARRPWVFMRAGRNGMIVLQEESGAWPLQHFAFHVDDAALDEAVKILQQKGIAIEGPVFHEWIPARSVYFRDPDGHDLEICAPGSRAD, encoded by the coding sequence ATGATAAAAGTTGATGGCCTTTATGAAGTCGCGATCCGGGTTAAGGACTTGGCGAGAGCGGAGTCCTTCTATCGAGAGGTGTTGGGGTTCGAAGTAGGGTTACGAGATGCGCGGCGGCCGTGGGTATTCATGCGCGCAGGCAGAAACGGCATGATCGTCTTGCAGGAGGAGTCGGGGGCGTGGCCTCTGCAGCACTTCGCCTTCCATGTCGACGATGCTGCGCTGGACGAAGCCGTGAAAATCCTCCAGCAGAAGGGGATAGCCATAGAGGGCCCCGTATTCCACGAGTGGATTCCCGCGAGGTCCGTTTATTTTAGGGATCCGGACGGGCATGACTTGGAAATCTGTGCCCCAGGATCTCGCGCTGATTAG